The Mercurialis annua linkage group LG8, ddMerAnnu1.2, whole genome shotgun sequence genome window below encodes:
- the LOC126659463 gene encoding uncharacterized protein LOC126659463, with protein sequence MGRAALLHLLRSQTRNLSSSSSSSLTTTAVRSGYRCCRFGTLTRSPIAKTDYSSIIRFVASQKGFASQARTTEDDNKISIGPRKGKDAVEDEKETGVVYHGPISSTIKKVKLLSLSTCCLSVSLGPVITFMTSPGMNVILKGAVASSVIFLSASTTAALHWFVSPYIHKLRWQPGSDSFEVEMMTWLGTFTPKTIKFSDIRPAETNRPFVTFKANETFYFVDAEHCYNKALLARLTPQKSQHDSAFKNL encoded by the exons atggggAGAGCCGCACTTTTGCACTTGCTTCGATCTCAAACCAGAAACctctcttcatcttcttcttcttcacttaCAACCACCGCCGTCCGGTCAG GTTATCGATGTTGTAGGTTTGGCACGTTGACTCGCAGCCCAATTGCCAAAACCGACTATAGTAGCATTATCCGTTTTGTGGCTTCTCAGAAAGGATTTGCTTCTCAAGCTAGGACAACGGAAGATGACAACAAGATCAGCATTGGACCGCGGAAAGGGAAAGATGCTGTAGAGGATGAAAAGGAGACCGGAGTAGTTTACCACGGGCCAATTTCATCTACCATCAAGAAAGTAAAACTTTTGTCTCTTTCAACATGCTGTCTCTCGGTATCCTTGGGTCCCGTTATAACATTTATGACATCTCCCGGTATGAATGTGATATTGAAGGGTGCAGTTGCATCTTCTGTGATATTCTTAAGTGCTTCGACAACAGCTGCTTTGCATTGGTTCGTAAGCCCTTACATACACAAGCTCAGGTGGCAGCCTGGCTCGGATAGCTTTGAAGTTGAGATGATGACCTGGTTGGGGACATTCACTCCGAAGACTATCAAATTTTCTGATATTCGACCAGCAGAGACCAATAGGCCCTTTGTGACATTTAAGGCCAATGAGACCTTTTACTTCGTTGACGCAGAGCATTGTTATAACAAGGCATTGTTGGCTAGGCTGACTCCACAGAAATCTCAACATGACTCTGCTTTCAAAAACTTGTGA
- the LOC126661181 gene encoding uncharacterized protein LOC126661181: MDTRGNWNLTIMQENHGFNDDDDEEALSLCDLALNNSNGSEWDDSSKEDQRLSFDQDIFEFFSEDFNASTHPRENVIFCGKLIPYKGDKKDAHVEKIDKSINKTKESKRSFIFRWKSFSLHQSRNNSLKMQQQKSYTTCTSPDINSENNEYRMKKCAQKYDVSMRKISVFASPSRSKWHPFTFGMGRYPVEMELSDIKTRQSKRNESKKRQSTNGRNELAGKNGQREKGWWSLLRILGCNSNKANAMVKASLGLMPLPNV, from the coding sequence ATGGATACAAGGGGAAATTGGAATCTAACTATAATGCAAGAGAATCACGGCTTTAACGACGATGACGATGAAGAGGCGCTCTCTCTTTGTGATCTTGCATTGAATAATAGCAATGGCTCGGAATGGGATGACTCGTCGAAAGAAGATCAAAGATTATCCTTTGATCAAGATATATTCGAGTTTTTTAGTGAAGACTTCAATGCATCTACTCATCCAAGAGAAAACGTTATCTTTTGCGGTAAACTCATTCCATATAAAGGAGACAAGAAAGATGCGCATGTCgaaaaaatagataaatctATCAATAAAACCAAAGAGAGCAAGCGGAGCTTCATCTTCCGGTGGAAATCGTTTTCACTACACCAATCGAGAAACAACTCGTTGAAGATGCAACAACAAAAGAGTTATACAACTTGTACATCTCCGGACATAAATTCGGAGAATAACGAGTACAGAATGAAGAAATGTGCACAGAAATACGACGTTTCAATGAGAAAAATTTCAGTATTTGCGAGTCCATCGAGGTCAAAATGGCATCCGTTCACATTCGGAATGGGAAGATATCCGGTTGAGATGGAACTGAGTGACATCAAGACGAGACAGAGCAAGCGAAACGAAAGCAAGAAAAGGCAAAGCACCAATGGACGAAATGAGTTAGCCGGGAAAAACGGGCAAAGAGAGAAGGGTTGGTGGAGTCTGCTAAGGATTTTGGGATGCAACAGTAATAAAGCAAATGCCATGGTAAAAGCTTCATTAGGTCTCATGCCATTGCCAAATGTGTGA
- the LOC126660908 gene encoding transcription factor GTE6: MEAVTSIVPDFSTLQFDNNSHTNSLEIDGYKDRVDELFRKADMLEQRVNEVEQFYLTVNSNSKKTTSKGNNTSSVVKDNSNSKERQQVPSLRRQQQEASKREAAGSKRMQELMRQFGTILRQITQHKWAWPFMQPVDVKGLGLHDYFEVIDKPMDFSTIKNQMETKDGTGYKNVREICADVRLVFKNAMKYNDERSDVHVMAKTLLAKFEEKWLQLLPRVTEEEKRRETEEAEAQLDMQLAQEAIHAKIARELCNELYEIDTHLDELRDMVVQKCSKMSTEEKRKLGAALTRLSPEDLTKALEIVAQNNPCFQATAEEVDLDIDAQTESTLWRLKFFVKDALEVQGKNAASAGGNNNISKATTNNNNISNNKRKKEICEAIAKTAKKRSKKTSN, translated from the exons ATGGAAGCGGTAACTTCTATAGTTCCAGATTTCAGCACTCTCCAATTCGACAACAACAGCCACACCAACTCACTCGAAATCGACGGCTACAAAGACCGCGTCGATGAGCTTTTTCGCAAAGCCGACATG CTTGAGCAGAGGGTGAATGAAGTAGAACAATTTTACTTGACTGTAAATAGTAATAGTAAAAAGACTACTTCCAAAGGTAACAACACTAGCTCAGTTGTAAAGGATAATAGTAATAGTAAGGAGAGGCAGCAAGTCCCTAGCTTAAGGAGACAGCAACAGGAGGCTTCTAAACGAGAAGCTGCGGGTTCTAAGCGAATGCAGGAGCTTATGCGCCAATTCGGCACCATTTTGCGACAG ATTACGCAGCATAAGTGGGCATGGCCTTTTATGCAACCTGTGGATGTCAAAGGTCTTGGTTTACATGACTATTTCGAG GTTATTGACAAGCCAATGGACTTCAGTACCATAAAAAATCAAATGGAGACTAAGGATGGTACTGGATATAAGAATGTTAGGGAGATATGTGCTGATGTGAGATTAGTTTTTAAGAATGCAATGAAATATAACGATGAAAGAAGTGATGTCCATGTTATGGCTAAAACATTGCTGGCAAAATTTGAAGAGAAGTGGCTACAACTTCTGCCTAGAGTCACTGAAGAG gagaaaagaagagaaacgGAGGAAGCAGAGGCGCAGTTAGATATGCAACTTGCTCAGGAGGCAATTCATGCTAAAATTGCAAGAGAATTATGTAATGAG CTTTATGAGATTGATACGCATTTGGATGAACTCAGAGACATGGTTGTTCAAAAGTGCAG CAAAATGTCaaccgaagagaaaagaaagctTGGGGCGGCTCTCACAAGGTTGTCTCCTGAAGATCTCACTAAAGCATTAGAGATTGTTGCTCAAAATAATCCATGTTTTCAGGCTACTGCTGAAGAGGTGGACCTTGACATTGATGCTCAG ACCGAGTCTACTCTTTGGAGGTTAAAGTTTTTTGTGAAGGATGCTCTGGAAGTTCAGGGAAAAAATGCAGCGAGCGCAGGTGGAAATAATAATATCAGTAAAGCCACCACCAACAACAATAACATTAGCAACAATAAGCGGAAAAAGGAGATTTGCGAGGCAATTGCCAAAACTGCCAAGAAAAGGAGTAAAAAAACCTCTAATTAA